In Paroedura picta isolate Pp20150507F chromosome 1, Ppicta_v3.0, whole genome shotgun sequence, the following are encoded in one genomic region:
- the LOC143832705 gene encoding uncharacterized protein LOC143832705 isoform X2, whose translation MAAHKQALSFALAWFLLAGLFLTGEATNSRCKQKQVRERKPTLETLRWQEACLPLAVILGGCCGLVWWVLLIIYDISQKGGQKGLPQISGEVEMEEQKTTKTDYLEEWSEEGIKLYRKAASKENVSPLVELGSRPPSQPKEQGPTTFWAYLEQELERILLAIRRHRTTGQNPVTPPVVEVTPPPPQVPPSAVRLTPLDVQMTLPALQVIPSAVQVTPPAVQVTPPAVQVTPPAVEVTPPAVEKPSTAPGDWQSILDHIKKYAFTTERQSSPAVDKQQPLPGEGPSSQAVEKQSPSPEQSQSSPAQDQQPPPSEERQSSGPAKERKKSPRRPRSRSKRKSPSPPRSRGCNCPPRNRGRSSPCRNRGRRSPSRNRGCSSSRRRPCSKHK comes from the exons ATGGCTGCCCACAAGCAAGCTCTGTCCTTTGCCCTGGCCTGGTTCCTCCTGGCCGGCCTCTTCCTGACAGGGGAGGCCACAAATTCACGCTGCAAACAGAAACAGGTCCGCGAACGCAAGCCCACCTTGGAAACCTTACGCTGGCAGGAGGCCTGCTTGCCCCTGGCCGTCATCCTGGGCGGGTGCTGCGGGCTGGTCTGGTGGGTCCTCCTCATTATCTACGACatcagccaaaagggagggcagaaAGGCTTGCCGCAGATCTCGGGCGAGGTggaaatggaagaacagaagactACCAAGACg GATTACCTCGAGGAATGGTCTGAGGAAGGAATCAAATTGTACCGCAAAGCAGCCAGCAAGGAGAATGTATCCCCGTTGGTGGAGCTTGGGTCCAGGCCTCCCAGCCAGCCCAAGGAGCAAGGCCCCACCACGTTTTGGGCCTACCTGGAGCAGGAGCTGGAAAGGATCCTGCTTGCGATCCGTCGCCACCGGACCACCGGGCAGAACCCTGTGACCCCCCCAGTTGTGGAGGTGACCCCCCCACCTCCGCAGGTACCCCCATCAGCTGTGCGGTTGACCCCCTTGGATGTGCAGATGACCCTCCCGGCTTTACAGGTGATCCCCTCAGCTGTGCAGGTGACCCCTCCGGCTGTGCAGGTGACCCCTCCGGCTGTGCAGGTGACCCCCCCGGCCGTGGAGGTGACCCCCCCAGCTGTGGAGAAGCCGAGCACTGCACCAGGGGACTGGCAAAGCATCCTGGATCACATCAAGAAGTACGCTTTTACTACCGAGCGACAGAGCTCCCCAGCTGTGGACAAGCAGCAGCCCCTGCCTGGAGAAGGGCCGAGCTCCCAAGCTGTGGAAAAGCAGAGCCCCTCACCCGAGCAGAGTCAGAGCTCTCCGGCTCAGGACCAGCAGCCACCCCCCTCCGAAGAGAGGCAGAGCTCAGGACCAGCCAAGGAGAGGAAGAAATCTCCCAGGAGGCCAAGGAGCCGGTCCAAGAGAAAATCCCCCTCTCCACCCAGGAGCCGAGGGTGCAACTGTCCGCCCAGGAATCGCGGACGGAGCTCTCCGTGCAGGAACCGAGGACGCAGGTCTCCGTCCAGGAACCGAGGATGCAGCTCGAGCCGCAGGAGGCCGTGCTCAAAGCATAAATAA
- the LOC143832705 gene encoding uncharacterized protein LOC143832705 isoform X1, which translates to MAAHKQALSFALAWFLLAGLFLTGEATNSRCKQKQVRERKPTLETLRWQEACLPLAVILGGCCGLVWWVLLIIYDISQKGGQKGLPQISGEVEMEEQKTTKTGQDYLEEWSEEGIKLYRKAASKENVSPLVELGSRPPSQPKEQGPTTFWAYLEQELERILLAIRRHRTTGQNPVTPPVVEVTPPPPQVPPSAVRLTPLDVQMTLPALQVIPSAVQVTPPAVQVTPPAVQVTPPAVEVTPPAVEKPSTAPGDWQSILDHIKKYAFTTERQSSPAVDKQQPLPGEGPSSQAVEKQSPSPEQSQSSPAQDQQPPPSEERQSSGPAKERKKSPRRPRSRSKRKSPSPPRSRGCNCPPRNRGRSSPCRNRGRRSPSRNRGCSSSRRRPCSKHK; encoded by the exons ATGGCTGCCCACAAGCAAGCTCTGTCCTTTGCCCTGGCCTGGTTCCTCCTGGCCGGCCTCTTCCTGACAGGGGAGGCCACAAATTCACGCTGCAAACAGAAACAGGTCCGCGAACGCAAGCCCACCTTGGAAACCTTACGCTGGCAGGAGGCCTGCTTGCCCCTGGCCGTCATCCTGGGCGGGTGCTGCGGGCTGGTCTGGTGGGTCCTCCTCATTATCTACGACatcagccaaaagggagggcagaaAGGCTTGCCGCAGATCTCGGGCGAGGTggaaatggaagaacagaagactACCAAGACg GGGCAGGATTACCTCGAGGAATGGTCTGAGGAAGGAATCAAATTGTACCGCAAAGCAGCCAGCAAGGAGAATGTATCCCCGTTGGTGGAGCTTGGGTCCAGGCCTCCCAGCCAGCCCAAGGAGCAAGGCCCCACCACGTTTTGGGCCTACCTGGAGCAGGAGCTGGAAAGGATCCTGCTTGCGATCCGTCGCCACCGGACCACCGGGCAGAACCCTGTGACCCCCCCAGTTGTGGAGGTGACCCCCCCACCTCCGCAGGTACCCCCATCAGCTGTGCGGTTGACCCCCTTGGATGTGCAGATGACCCTCCCGGCTTTACAGGTGATCCCCTCAGCTGTGCAGGTGACCCCTCCGGCTGTGCAGGTGACCCCTCCGGCTGTGCAGGTGACCCCCCCGGCCGTGGAGGTGACCCCCCCAGCTGTGGAGAAGCCGAGCACTGCACCAGGGGACTGGCAAAGCATCCTGGATCACATCAAGAAGTACGCTTTTACTACCGAGCGACAGAGCTCCCCAGCTGTGGACAAGCAGCAGCCCCTGCCTGGAGAAGGGCCGAGCTCCCAAGCTGTGGAAAAGCAGAGCCCCTCACCCGAGCAGAGTCAGAGCTCTCCGGCTCAGGACCAGCAGCCACCCCCCTCCGAAGAGAGGCAGAGCTCAGGACCAGCCAAGGAGAGGAAGAAATCTCCCAGGAGGCCAAGGAGCCGGTCCAAGAGAAAATCCCCCTCTCCACCCAGGAGCCGAGGGTGCAACTGTCCGCCCAGGAATCGCGGACGGAGCTCTCCGTGCAGGAACCGAGGACGCAGGTCTCCGTCCAGGAACCGAGGATGCAGCTCGAGCCGCAGGAGGCCGTGCTCAAAGCATAAATAA